Proteins encoded in a region of the Cytobacillus pseudoceanisediminis genome:
- a CDS encoding GNAT family N-acetyltransferase — protein MIKYEFALPDQDQLFQLYENDGWNEFLKLPKEKLHKAMEQSWLVISAYDGDCLIGTGRIISDGVINAYLCGLIVDPGYRSQGIGKEMVRRLAVECSKARLHVQLMAEEEKAGYYEKLDFEVFTLGLKYKFSG, from the coding sequence ATGATCAAATATGAATTTGCCTTACCGGATCAGGATCAATTATTTCAGTTATATGAAAATGACGGCTGGAATGAATTTTTGAAGCTGCCGAAAGAAAAACTGCATAAGGCGATGGAGCAGAGCTGGCTGGTGATCAGTGCCTATGATGGAGATTGCCTGATCGGGACAGGGCGCATTATCTCAGACGGAGTGATTAATGCCTATCTTTGCGGATTAATCGTTGATCCAGGTTATCGCAGCCAGGGCATCGGAAAGGAAATGGTGCGCAGGCTGGCAGTGGAGTGCTCGAAGGCACGGCTGCATGTACAATTGATGGCTGAGGAAGAGAAAGCGGGCTATTATGAAAAGCTGGACTTTGAGGTTTTTACCTTAGGCTTGAAGTATAAGTTTTCAGGCTAA
- a CDS encoding DUF3139 domain-containing protein has translation MKKLLLIIAGLLILASPVLFLYVLNNGNPIMNKWITHEVKKHLDGTDYDESDFQEHSYSIPKMDINHDFYHTHYYVIFKDEPNIIYYYGKKKWFGDVVQFCEKEDASTYEFVTGNTEHSEEVCVSMLDNR, from the coding sequence ATGAAAAAATTACTGCTGATAATAGCAGGCTTGTTAATTCTGGCTTCACCCGTCCTTTTTCTTTATGTATTAAATAATGGCAATCCCATCATGAACAAGTGGATAACCCATGAGGTGAAGAAGCATCTGGATGGAACAGACTATGACGAAAGTGATTTTCAGGAACACAGCTATAGCATACCTAAGATGGACATCAATCATGATTTTTACCATACCCATTATTATGTCATTTTCAAAGATGAACCGAACATAATCTATTACTATGGCAAAAAGAAGTGGTTTGGGGATGTTGTTCAGTTTTGTGAAAAAGAGGACGCTTCCACATATGAGTTTGTAACGGGGAATACGGAACATAGTGAAGAAGTCTGTGTATCGATGCTGGATAACCGTTAA
- a CDS encoding response regulator has product MAVKEEINVLLIEDDPMVQEVNREFIASVEGFTIIAAAGNGEEGISLAKKLKPDLVILDIFMPKKDGIQTLQEFRKQHLDSDVIVVSAAKDKETIKLMLQNGARDYIIKPFKLNRIQQALEKYRHYRESLKESGTLSQEQLDALIYAKQAKKEANSLPKGLNEFTLNEITAFMQQQTEPRSAEEVANGIGIARVTARRYLDYLEKSGAIRLDVQYGGVGRPVNRYVIV; this is encoded by the coding sequence ATGGCGGTTAAAGAAGAAATCAATGTGCTGCTGATTGAAGATGACCCAATGGTCCAGGAAGTGAATAGAGAATTCATTGCAAGTGTGGAAGGATTCACGATCATTGCGGCAGCCGGAAATGGTGAGGAAGGAATCAGCCTTGCGAAAAAACTGAAGCCTGACCTGGTTATTTTGGATATTTTTATGCCGAAAAAAGATGGCATTCAAACCCTTCAGGAATTTAGAAAGCAGCACCTCGATTCTGATGTCATCGTCGTTTCCGCTGCAAAGGATAAGGAAACCATCAAGCTGATGCTTCAAAATGGCGCAAGAGATTATATCATTAAACCTTTTAAGCTGAACAGAATTCAGCAGGCTCTTGAAAAATACCGCCATTACAGAGAGAGCCTGAAGGAATCAGGCACACTGTCACAGGAGCAGCTGGATGCCCTGATTTATGCAAAGCAGGCGAAGAAAGAAGCAAACAGTCTGCCAAAAGGGCTGAATGAATTCACCTTAAATGAAATTACTGCATTTATGCAGCAGCAGACCGAACCCCGCTCTGCCGAAGAAGTTGCCAACGGCATCGGCATTGCCAGAGTAACCGCCCGCCGCTATCTTGATTACCTTGAAAAAAGCGGAGCAATCCGGCTGGATGTGCAGTACGGAGGAGTGGGCAGGCCTGTCAATCGGTATGTCATAGTTTAG
- a CDS encoding DinB family protein: MLKKPKSNEYAPYYEKYVSSVPEGDLLQILDVQIKETMNLVKDLNEDQAQFRYAPEKWTIKEVIGHITDTERIMSYRLLCIGRGEMAKLPGYDDNEYVKNGQFNRFSIRELVEQLSYVRQNTIALLKSMDDESLLRRGNANGTEVTARAIAYIIAGHELHHRTFIKDRYMGAEGFGGTH, from the coding sequence ATGTTAAAAAAACCTAAATCCAATGAATATGCACCCTATTATGAGAAATATGTCAGCTCCGTACCGGAAGGGGACCTGCTGCAGATCCTCGATGTGCAAATAAAGGAAACGATGAATCTGGTAAAAGACCTGAATGAAGATCAGGCTCAATTCCGTTATGCTCCGGAAAAATGGACCATTAAAGAAGTTATCGGCCATATCACAGATACCGAACGCATCATGAGCTACCGCCTGCTTTGCATTGGCAGAGGGGAGATGGCCAAGCTGCCTGGCTATGATGATAATGAGTATGTGAAGAATGGGCAATTCAACCGTTTCAGCATCCGGGAACTGGTAGAGCAGCTGTCCTATGTACGCCAAAACACGATTGCTCTACTAAAAAGCATGGATGATGAGTCACTGCTAAGGAGAGGGAATGCAAACGGCACGGAAGTAACCGCCCGGGCCATCGCCTATATTATTGCCGGCCATGAACTTCATCACCGCACCTTCATTAAAGACAGGTATATGGGTGCAGAAGGCTTTGGTGGAACACATTGA
- a CDS encoding MFS transporter produces the protein MKRLKVHYAWIILILTFLALLAAQGVRLSFGAFMAPWEHEFSANRSVISFIAFVSYIVFAISQPYVGRLIDKYGIRYILSCSILVIGFSTLLTFFTTNAVQLIIIYGVIASVGFGGASNVAGTMAVATWFADKKGMAMGLMSAGTAAGQLILVPLSLFLIDQLGWKTTVLVLGCFLIVFIFPLLLLFIRSNPADLHIEAYGARVSDNEKGRQKEAPKGTLSIFQLLKRKEFLFLMLPFFVCGVTTTGLMDTHLIPFAQYCGFTPGVTGAAVSLLAGFNILGTVVSGFLADRWNCRRILAFLYGVRALTIVLLLIIVNDASLFGFFVTQSHLLILFAISFGIVNFATVAPTMKLAAEYFRHLSAGAVIGWIYLSHQLGSALGSFVPGVIFDLTGSYDSSFIASIILLVLASALSIMLPRPGADYQYANSRELAENR, from the coding sequence GTGAAGCGCCTTAAGGTTCATTATGCGTGGATTATTTTAATATTGACGTTCTTGGCGTTGCTGGCTGCACAGGGTGTACGTTTGTCGTTCGGGGCGTTCATGGCGCCATGGGAGCATGAGTTTTCTGCGAATCGCAGTGTCATATCCTTCATTGCCTTCGTCAGCTATATTGTTTTTGCCATTTCACAGCCGTATGTTGGCAGGCTGATTGACAAATATGGCATCCGCTATATTCTATCCTGCAGCATTTTGGTGATCGGTTTTTCAACACTTCTCACCTTTTTCACCACTAATGCCGTCCAGCTGATTATCATCTATGGTGTAATCGCCTCGGTTGGTTTTGGAGGTGCATCCAATGTTGCGGGAACGATGGCGGTGGCGACCTGGTTTGCCGATAAAAAGGGTATGGCCATGGGACTGATGTCTGCAGGCACTGCAGCAGGACAGCTTATTCTTGTCCCGCTGTCCTTATTCCTAATTGACCAGCTCGGGTGGAAGACAACTGTGCTCGTGCTCGGCTGCTTTTTGATTGTATTCATTTTTCCGCTTCTTCTGCTCTTTATCCGTTCGAACCCGGCTGATCTCCATATCGAGGCTTATGGAGCGAGGGTGAGTGATAATGAGAAGGGAAGGCAAAAGGAAGCACCAAAAGGAACGCTATCTATATTCCAGCTCTTAAAGCGAAAAGAATTCCTGTTTCTCATGCTCCCGTTTTTCGTGTGCGGCGTCACCACTACAGGCCTGATGGATACCCATCTTATTCCCTTTGCCCAGTATTGCGGATTTACGCCTGGCGTTACCGGAGCCGCTGTCAGTCTGCTGGCCGGCTTCAACATTCTCGGCACAGTCGTATCCGGGTTTCTTGCAGATAGGTGGAATTGCAGAAGGATCCTTGCCTTTCTCTACGGAGTACGGGCCCTGACCATTGTTCTTCTGCTCATCATCGTAAATGATGCTTCCCTGTTTGGCTTTTTCGTCACTCAATCCCATTTGTTGATTCTGTTTGCCATCAGCTTTGGGATTGTCAATTTTGCCACTGTCGCACCGACCATGAAACTGGCTGCGGAATATTTCAGGCATCTGTCCGCCGGAGCGGTGATTGGCTGGATTTATTTGAGCCATCAGCTGGGTTCTGCTCTTGGTTCCTTCGTCCCTGGTGTCATATTTGATCTGACAGGGAGCTATGACAGTTCTTTCATTGCATCCATCATTCTTCTTGTTCTGGCATCCGCCTTAAGCATAATGCTTCCGAGACCAGGAGCAGACTATCAGTATGCGAACAGCAGGGAATTAGCGGAAAATCGTTAG
- the dctP gene encoding C4-dicarboxylate transporter DctP, with product MVGLIWPEVGKEMKPVGDTFINAVKMVIAPIIFLTIVLGIAKMGDMKKVGKVGGKAFIYFEVVTTLALMIGLIVVNVIKPGAGLNFNELEKGDVSQYTANGGEGINWIEFVTHIVPSNMVDAFAKGDILQVLFFSILFGVGLAALGEKGKIVIEFLDKLSLVFFKIIGYVMKAAPLGAFGAMAYTIGHFGLASLVPLGKLMISVYVTMFLFIFVVLNIICKMYGFSLWNYLKFIKDEILIVLGTSSSESVLPRMMDKMERIGCSKSVVGLVIPTGYSFNLDGTSIYLSMAVVFLAQVFGVDLTIGQQVTILLVLMLTSKGAAGVTGSGFIVLASTLAALQVIPLEGLALLLGVDRFMSEGRAIVNLIGNGIATMVVAKSENEFDENKAKKAISEMKLMKQEQQKQAV from the coding sequence ATGGTCGGACTGATTTGGCCGGAAGTCGGAAAAGAGATGAAGCCGGTAGGCGATACCTTCATCAACGCAGTTAAAATGGTCATCGCCCCGATTATTTTCCTGACTATCGTCCTTGGAATCGCCAAAATGGGTGATATGAAAAAAGTCGGCAAGGTTGGCGGCAAAGCGTTTATCTATTTTGAGGTTGTTACTACACTTGCTTTAATGATCGGTCTGATCGTCGTTAATGTCATTAAACCAGGTGCAGGCCTGAACTTTAATGAATTGGAAAAAGGAGATGTTTCACAGTATACAGCCAATGGCGGAGAGGGCATCAATTGGATTGAGTTTGTAACACATATTGTTCCTTCCAACATGGTGGATGCCTTTGCAAAAGGGGATATCCTGCAGGTTTTATTCTTCTCTATTTTATTTGGTGTCGGTTTGGCTGCTCTTGGTGAAAAGGGCAAAATCGTCATTGAATTTTTGGATAAGCTATCATTGGTCTTCTTTAAAATCATCGGCTATGTAATGAAGGCAGCCCCGCTTGGAGCATTTGGAGCCATGGCCTATACAATCGGGCATTTCGGACTGGCATCACTTGTTCCGCTTGGCAAACTGATGATTTCTGTGTACGTGACGATGTTCTTATTTATCTTTGTTGTTTTAAATATTATCTGCAAAATGTACGGATTCAGCTTATGGAATTATTTGAAGTTCATCAAAGATGAAATTTTAATCGTATTAGGCACAAGTTCATCAGAATCAGTGCTTCCGAGAATGATGGATAAAATGGAGCGCATCGGCTGCTCCAAATCGGTTGTGGGTCTGGTCATTCCAACAGGGTACTCCTTTAACCTGGACGGTACATCCATTTACCTGTCCATGGCAGTTGTCTTCCTTGCACAAGTGTTCGGAGTGGATCTGACAATCGGCCAGCAGGTTACCATTCTATTAGTACTCATGCTGACTTCAAAAGGTGCCGCGGGAGTAACTGGCAGCGGATTTATTGTATTGGCATCGACGCTTGCCGCCCTGCAGGTTATTCCTCTTGAAGGATTGGCGCTTCTTCTTGGTGTAGATCGCTTCATGAGTGAAGGAAGAGCAATAGTGAACCTGATCGGAAACGGAATCGCAACGATGGTTGTAGCAAAGAGCGAAAATGAATTTGATGAAAATAAGGCTAAAAAAGCCATTAGTGAAATGAAATTAATGAAGCAGGAACAGCAAAAACAGGCAGTATAA
- a CDS encoding MBL fold metallo-hydrolase → MEKYICKTCGTQFPPSVHQPESCPICMEERQYVGPRGQEWTTLHEMTESQIYINEIQKEESNLYSMKTVPEFAIGQTAYLIQHNGFNLMWDCITYLDEHTIDTIKDLGGLDAIALSHPHYYSAQAEWAETFNVPIYIHEDDREWVMRDSEHIIFWSGESLKVQDGLVIHRLGGHFKGGAVLHWENGSQGKGVLLTGDIIQVVADSGWVSFMYSYPNLIPLPAETVERMAGRIKTLSFDRIYNAFHRVIEKEADLAVQRSAKRYIKAVRGELFQT, encoded by the coding sequence ATGGAAAAATATATATGCAAAACGTGCGGAACGCAATTTCCGCCTTCGGTCCATCAGCCTGAAAGCTGCCCGATCTGCATGGAAGAGCGCCAGTACGTTGGACCCCGTGGCCAGGAATGGACAACATTACATGAAATGACGGAAAGCCAAATTTATATAAATGAAATACAGAAGGAGGAATCCAATCTTTACAGCATGAAAACAGTGCCGGAGTTTGCCATCGGCCAGACAGCTTATCTTATTCAGCATAACGGTTTTAATCTGATGTGGGACTGTATTACCTATCTCGATGAGCACACGATTGACACCATAAAAGATCTAGGCGGATTAGACGCAATCGCACTGTCCCATCCTCATTACTATTCAGCTCAGGCGGAATGGGCGGAAACATTCAATGTGCCGATCTATATACACGAAGACGACAGGGAATGGGTGATGAGGGACAGTGAACACATTATTTTCTGGAGCGGAGAATCGCTCAAAGTTCAAGATGGCCTGGTCATCCACCGCCTTGGCGGACATTTTAAAGGCGGTGCTGTCCTTCATTGGGAAAATGGGAGCCAGGGCAAAGGCGTTCTGCTCACCGGCGACATCATTCAGGTTGTCGCAGATAGTGGGTGGGTCAGCTTCATGTACAGCTACCCGAATCTCATCCCTCTTCCGGCTGAAACGGTAGAACGAATGGCTGGCAGAATAAAAACGCTATCATTTGACCGGATCTACAACGCGTTTCACAGAGTTATAGAAAAAGAGGCAGACCTTGCAGTGCAGCGGTCAGCTAAACGCTATATAAAAGCAGTCCGGGGCGAGCTTTTTCAAACCTAA
- a CDS encoding STAS domain-containing protein produces the protein MHRNHDLYQFFLEKTWDLTEEWYKNVDKEESGGIYTSEDPAVIERVKKQNYEFHKQFSEVFHKEEEAFFRELESWIVKVAQDDEHLRTPLEMILQEFFNTQEQYLNLLEQFVEISQGQYDEKQIALWRRMIIRTIGEVVTWFTEEYNNHSQKRLQAQQALILELSSPVISLTEDIALLPLVGDIDTARAKIMLENTLQQCNKIGVSQLFLDLSGVVMIDTMVAHQLFQLIEALSLIGVKTTISGLRPEIAQTAVQLGLTFDHVSIKSTLSSAIKSANIIAG, from the coding sequence ATGCATCGTAATCATGATCTATATCAATTTTTCCTTGAAAAAACCTGGGACTTAACAGAAGAATGGTATAAAAATGTGGACAAAGAAGAGAGCGGCGGGATATATACATCAGAAGATCCCGCTGTGATTGAACGAGTAAAGAAGCAAAATTACGAATTCCACAAGCAGTTCTCCGAAGTCTTCCATAAAGAAGAAGAAGCTTTCTTTCGTGAGCTGGAAAGCTGGATTGTCAAAGTGGCGCAGGATGATGAACACCTCCGTACGCCTCTGGAGATGATCCTGCAGGAGTTCTTTAACACCCAGGAACAGTATTTGAACCTGCTTGAGCAGTTTGTTGAAATCAGCCAGGGTCAATATGATGAAAAACAAATTGCCTTATGGCGCAGGATGATCATTAGAACCATCGGTGAGGTGGTTACCTGGTTCACGGAGGAGTATAATAACCATTCCCAGAAGAGGCTGCAGGCACAGCAGGCTTTAATCCTTGAACTAAGTTCCCCGGTCATTTCCCTGACAGAAGATATCGCACTTCTTCCTCTTGTCGGGGATATTGATACAGCACGAGCGAAAATCATGCTTGAAAATACACTTCAGCAGTGCAATAAAATAGGTGTCAGCCAGCTGTTCCTTGACCTTTCAGGCGTAGTCATGATTGATACTATGGTAGCCCATCAGCTTTTCCAGCTGATAGAAGCGCTAAGCCTGATCGGCGTAAAGACGACAATCTCCGGCTTAAGACCGGAAATTGCCCAGACTGCAGTACAGCTCGGTTTGACATTTGATCATGTCAGCATCAAATCCACACTATCCAGTGCCATTAAATCAGCAAACATAATAGCAGGGTAA